CATGATAGTGGCCGAACACAATGGTGTAGTACGCAGTGCTACCGCTCGAGAAGTCACAGTGGACTACAAAGATAAGATTCAGAAGACCTACCCGCTACAGTCATTTGTACGTAGCAACGAAGGCACCTCACTAACACACCGGGTGATCGTTGAGTCTGGACAGAAGGTAAAGCGTGGGGACGTACTGGCCGACGGAATGAGTACTGATCATGGTGAGCTAGCGCTCGGCGCTAACCTGCTGGTCGGTTTCATGCCTTGGGGCGGATACAACTTTGAGGACGCTATTATCATCTCGCGCCGGTTAGTGCAGGACGATACGTTAACCTCGATTCATATCGAAGAGTACAGCCTTGAAGTACGGGAGACTAAATTAGGACCGGAGCAGATTACTCGAGATATTCCTAACGTTTCCGAAGAGGCCTTAGCTAACTTGGATGAGGACGGTATCATTCAGGTTGGTGCTGAAGTTCATCCTGGCGACGTACTGGTTGGAAAGATTACTCCAAAGGGTGAACAGGAGCTGTCCAGCGAAGAGAGACTCCTCAGAGCTATCTTTGGTGAGAAGGCTAAAGACGTGCGTGATTCTTCTCGCCGGATGCCGAACGGCAAGCACGGTAAAGTGGTCGGAGTGAAGATATTTAGCCGCGAAGGTGGTCACGATCTGAAAGCCGGTATCTTACAGCAGATCCACGTTTATGTGGCTCAGATGCGCAAGGTTTCAGTGGGAGATAAGCTCGGTGGTCGTCACGGCAACAAGGGTGTAATCGCCCGGATACTACCGGTAGAGGACATGCCTTTCATGGCCGACGGTACTCCAGTTGACATCTTGCTTAACCCACTTGGAGTGGCACAGCGAATGAACATCGGACAGATCTTTGAAACTCACTTGGGTTGGGCGGCTCAAGCCCTTGGCTATACTGTAGCTAGCGCACCATTCGATGGTGTTTCAATCGACAAGATTAAGTCAGAACTTAAGCGGGCCGGCCTACCGGAAGACGGCAAGACCCAGCTTTTCGACGGTCGCACCGGTGAGTCCTTCAAAGAGCGCACTACTGTCGGTTACATCTACATCAACAAACTCAAGCACATGATCGATGACAAGATACATGCTCGTTCGACCGGACCTTACACGATGGTTACCCAGCAACCGCTGGGCGGAAAGGCCCAAAACGGTGGTCAGCGCTTCGGTGAGATGGAGGTCTGGGCGCTGGAAGCTTACGGTGTTGCTAATATCCTCCAAGAGATGCTGACGATTAAGTCCGACGATGTGATCGGCCGCTCTAAAGCCTATGAGTCTATCATTAAGAATGAAGAGATTCACGGTCCACGTTTGCCAGAGTCATTTAATGTGCTGGTCAAAGAACTGCAGAGCTTAGGCTTAGACGTCGACCTAGTTCAGGATGACAAATTGATCGATGCCGAGGAGATGTTGGAGCGGGAGTACAAGAATGAAGACTCGACTGCGCCTATCATTAGTGATGACCCCGGCCCAACCGTGGATGTTACCGAAGATGCCGCTGCGGCTGATGAAGAAGCGGTGCTAGATGAAGAGGAAGCGAGTGAAGAGCAGGAGTCAGTGAGCGTAAGTAGCGACGATAAGGACGAGGAGTAGAATATGAACAACAACCTATACGAGAAGACCGCTACCGACTTTGACGCTATCCGTCTCAGTGTTGCCAGCCCAGAGAACATCCTAGACTGGTCTCATGGTGAGGTTACTAAGCCGGAAACTATTAACTACCGTACCCAAAAACCGGAGAAGGATGGCTTGTTCGATGAGCGAATCTTCGGACCGAGTAAAGACTTTGAGTGCTACTGTGGTAAATACAAAGGCTCTCACTATCGTGGCGTTACCTGTGATCGTTGTGGCGTGTTGGTTGCACGTTCGATCGTCCGCCGAGAACGCATGGGCCACATCAGTCTAGCCGTACCAGTGACACACACTTGGTTCTTACGCGGTGCCCCTTCGAGTATTGGACTCATTCTTAACATGACCGCCAAGAATTTAGAGAAGGTTGTATACTTCGCCAACTACGTTGTCACTGAAGTTAATGAGGACAAGAAGGAAGAGCTGCTGCACGAGCTGGAGTCGACTTTCGAGAACAACAGAGCGGCATTGAAACAAAAGTTTGAGGCTTTAGCCGAGCAGGAGGAGTCCGACATCAAACAGTTGGCTGCTCAGCAGACGGCTGAGACCGATCAATTGGAGGATGAGTACACCACCAAACGGGCTCGGATCGAAGCATTAGTAGTTAAAGCTCTCCTAACTGAGGGCGAGTACCGCGATATTAAGCGCGAGCATGGCAATATATTCACCGCTATGATCGGGGCTGAGGCGGTCGAACACTTACTAAGTCAGATCGATGTCGACGCTACCGTAGCCGAGCTAAAGGTCGCTACTGAAGAATCACAAGGTCAACGACGTCGTAAGCTAATTAAGCGCTTGAAAAAGTTTGAGGGTATGCAAAAAGCCAACATCACTCCTTCTTGGATGGTGATGCGCCACATTCCAGTCATCCCACCGGAACTACGACCAATGGTGCAGTTGACCGGTGGACGTTTTGCTACTTCGGATCTCAACGATCTATATCGTCGGGTTATCAACCGTAACAACCGCTTGAAGAAGCTGGTCGACCTTAATGCGCCGGAAGTTATTCGTCGTAACGAGATGCGGATGCTCCAAGAAGCAGTCGACGCTTTAATCGATAACTCTCATGCACGTGGCGGCCGTTCGGTCAGTGCTACCGGTGGAAGACGCAAGTTAAAAAGTCTGAGTGATCAGCTGCGCGGTAAGCAGGGTCGCTTCCGACAGAACCTGCTAGGTAAGCGGGTCGACTACTCGGGACGTAGCGTTATCGTTTCTGGCCCTACTCTGGGCTTAGACGAGTGTGGCCTACCGAAGATGATGGCTCTCGAGCTATTCAAACCTTTCGTAATCGGTAAGCTAATTGAAGAGGAGGCGGCTCATAACGTTAAAGCTGCCGGCCAGATGATTGAGAGTGGTGAACCTGTAGTCTGGGATGCACTGGACAAAGTGATTGAAGGCAAATACGTTCTACTTAACCGTGCGCCTACCTTGCACCGTCTCGGAGTTCAGGCTTTCCGTCCGAAACTAATTGAGGGTAAGGCCATCCAGCTACACCCGTTGGTCTGTATCGGCTTTAACGCTGATTTCGATGGTGACCAGATGGCCGTTCACTTGCCGTTGGGTGATGAGGCTCAGGCTGAGGCTAAGAACATCATGGCTGCTAGTAAAAACTTACTTTACCCCTCTAGTGGTGAGGTTTACGTATACATCGCGCAGGATATGGTGCTGGGTGCTTACTATATGACCTACGAGAGATTAGGTATGGATAATCCAGCCTATATCTATACTGGCGCAGCCGAAGCTATGCACGCCTATGACAATGAGACTATTACCTTACATACTCCGATTCAAGTCGAGATCGAGGGTGAGCTTACCACTACTACTATCGGGCGGATTATTTTCAATGATATTCTACCGGTGGATCTACCATTCCAGAACATGACTTTCGATAAAGGTGAGCTAGCCGGACTATCAACTAAAATCTTTGAGCTTTACGGCATGGAGATTCTGGCTGAAGTGGCCGACGCCATTAAGACGCTAGGTTTCGAGTACGCTACAGTTTCCGGTCTTTCCACTGGAATGGACGACTACATCGTACCAAGTGAGAAAGGGGCGATTCTAGAACGCGGTGACGAACGGGTGAGTGAGATTAGTGAGCAGTACGATCAAGGTCTGATCACGGAGGAGGAGCGCTACCGCTTAACCATCGAGTCTTGGCGTAATATTAACGAAGAACTTCAGGCAGTGGTAAAAGAACGTTTTGCTGAGCAAGATAACTCGACCACCGTTACTGTAGTCTCTGGGGCTCGAGCTAAGCTAAGTGCTGTCAGCCAGATCATAGGTATGCTAGGTAGTGTGATCGATGTTTACGGTAACACCATCGAACTACCGGTTAAGAGTAACTATAAGGAGGGCTTAAACGCTCTAGAATACTTCTCAGCTGCTCGCGGTTCACGTAAGGGTCTAGTCGACACCGCCCTGAAGACCGCCGATTCCGGTTATCTGACGCGCCGTTTGGTTGATGTTTCCCAGGACACCTTCACGATCGAAGAGGATTGTGGTGATAACATCGGTCTGATAGTTGATCGTCATGAGAGTGAAGAGTTGGGTGTTAGTTTCGCCGATCGTCTTACCGGTCGAGTAGCGGCTGAGGCTCTAAAGGGTCAGATCAAGGTCGGTGAGCTGATTACGCGAGATAAGGCCGAGGCTATAGCAGCCGAGACTGAGATCGAACGCTTCCGGATCCGTAGCTTACTAAGCTGTCAATCGATTCGCGGTGTCTGCCAACACTGCTACGGTGTCGATCTTTCGACCGGCCGTATGGTCGACTTACGAGTTCCGGTGGGAGTTATGGCCGCTCAAGCTATCGGTGAGCCCGGTACGCAACTTACCCTCGACACCTTCCATAAAGGTGGAGTTGCCGGCGATGACATTACTCAGGGCCTACCTCGTGTCGATGAGCTGTTTGAGGCGCGTAACCCGAAAGGACAGGCTCAACTGGCCGATGCTACTGGCACCATCTCTATTACCGAGGAAGAGTCGCGCTATGTAGTCCGACTCTCACCGGAAGGTAGCAATGAGAAGAGCTATCCGCTGAAAGGGCTGAAGCCGACGATCAAGACTAACCAATCTGTTAAAGCTGGTGACGTTCTCGCTACCAGTGAGGACCACAAGCACACCATTACTGCTACTTTGGACGGTACTGCTAAGGTCAATAAAACCAAGATTACTATCAAGGCCGAGAAAGTTGGCGTCCAAGAGTACACCATCCCGCGCTATCGTAATCTGTTAGTTAAGGACGGAGATCAGGTCACTGCCGGAGCGCAGCTAACGACTGGTTCGGTCAACCTGCAGGATCTGCTTAAACTGGCCGGTACCGCCGAGGTGCAACGCTACGTGATGAACGAAGTTCAACGGGTATTTAGTCTGCAGGGTGCGGGAATTGCTGACAAACACCTCGAAACCGTAGTGCAGCAGATGACCTCTCGCGTACACATCGAAGACCCCGGCGATAGTCTATTTGTAACCGGCGACGTGGTTAGCCGGGCTACCATCGTCGAAGAAAACCAGCGCTTAAGTAGCGAAGGCAAGCAGCCCATTACCTATAAGCAGCTACTGCTAGGAATCAGTAAGTCCTCGCTCAGTACCGACTCCTGGCTATCGGCTGCATCTTTCCAGGACACGACCCGGATTCTTATTGCCGCTGCTACTTCCGGTAGCGTCGATAAACTCTACGGCCTGAAAGAGAACGTGATCATCGGTCGTAAGATTCCAGTCGGAACCGGCTACACTCCCGAAGCGGATTTGACTGACGAGAGTCAATCTGATTAACTAACTACTGTTTGAATATTTGAAAGAGAGTTTCTGTGCCTACAATTAACCAGCTCATCACCAAGCCGCGTAAGAAGAGCAAGTCGAAATCCAAATCGGCCGCCCTGCACCATGTAAACAATCAGCTTGGTAACAAGAACTACACTAAACCATCGCCGTTTAAGCGCGGTGTGTGTTTGCGGGTGACGACTCAAACACCGAAAAAGCCTAACTCGGCTTTGCGTAAGATTGCCCGAGTTCGGTTAACTAACGGCAAGGAAATCACAGCCTATATTCCTGGTGAAGGGCATAACTTGCAGGAGCACTCCGTAGTTCTCGTTCGCGGTGGTC
Above is a genomic segment from Candidatus Saccharimonadales bacterium containing:
- the rpsL gene encoding 30S ribosomal protein S12, whose translation is MPTINQLITKPRKKSKSKSKSAALHHVNNQLGNKNYTKPSPFKRGVCLRVTTQTPKKPNSALRKIARVRLTNGKEITAYIPGEGHNLQEHSVVLVRGGRVKDLPGVRYHIVRGTFDTGGVSGRSTSRSKYGTKKES